The following are encoded together in the Vigna angularis cultivar LongXiaoDou No.4 chromosome 9, ASM1680809v1, whole genome shotgun sequence genome:
- the LOC108347503 gene encoding aquaporin PIP1-2, with protein sequence MEGKEEDVRVGANRYGERQPIGTSAQVQDAKDYREPPSAPIFEPGELSSWSFYRAGIAEFVATFLFLYITVLTVMGVAKSNSKCSTVGIQGIAWAFGGMIFALVYCTAGISGGHINPAVTFGLFLARKLSLTRAIFYIIMQCLGAICGAGVVKGFQPNVYERVGGGANSVQTGYTRKAGLGAEIIGTFVLVYTVFSATDAKRNARDSHVPILAPLPIGFAVFLVHLATIPVTGTGINPARSLGAAIVYNNDSIWDEHWIFWVGPFIGAALAALYHQVVIRAIPFSSK encoded by the exons ATGGAGGGAAAAGAAGAGGATGTGAGAGTTGGAGCAAACAGATATGGGGAGAGGCAACCGATAGGAACTTCTGCGCAGGTGCAAGATGCCAAAGACTACAGAGAGCCACCCTCTGCGCCTATCTTTGAGCCTGGAGAATTGTCATCGTGGTCTTTCTATAGGGCTGGCATAGCAGAGTTTGTGGCCACCTTCTTGTTCCTTTACATTACAGTCTTAACTGTCATGGGTGTGGCCAAATCAAACTCCAAGTGCTCCACTGTGGGCATCCAAGGCATTGCTTGGGCTTTTGGGGGAATGATCTTTGCTCTTGTTTACTGCACTGCTGGTATCTCAG GGGGTCATATTAACCCAGCAGTGACATTTGGGCTGTTCTTGGCACGCAAACTGTCTCTGACAAGagcaatattttacataattatgCAGTGCCTGGGAGCTATATGTGGGGCAGGTGTAGTTAAGGGCTTTCAGCCAAACGTGTACGAGAGAGTTGGTGGTGGTGCCAATTCAGTCCAAACAGGGTATACCAGAAAGGCTGGCCTCGGAGCAGAGATTATTGGTACATTTGTGCTTGTTTACACTGTTTTCTCTGCCACTGATGCAAAGAGAAATGCTAGAGACTCCCATGTTCCA ATATTGGCACCATTGCCTATTGGGTTTGCTGTCTTTTTGGTGCACTTGGCTACAATTCCTGTTACAGGGACTGGTATCAACCCTGCTAGAAGTCTTGGTGCAGCCATTGTATACAACAACGACTCAATTTGGGATGAACAT TGGATTTTTTGGGTTGGGCCTTTCATTGGAGCAGCACTTGCAGCTTTGTACCATCAGGTAGTGATCAGGGCCATCCCCTTCTCGTCCAAGTGA